A window of the Labrus mixtus chromosome 8, fLabMix1.1, whole genome shotgun sequence genome harbors these coding sequences:
- the ralbp1 gene encoding ralA-binding protein 1, with amino-acid sequence MTECFLPPSSSPAEQRRAEHPGGVARTPSSEEISPTKFPGLYRTGEPSPPHDGHHHEPPDAYVSDDDKEHGKKKNKFKKKEKRTEGYAAFQEDSSADEAESPSKMKRSKGIHVFKKPSFSKKKEKDFKVKEKGPKEEKAKDKKSKDLTAADVVKQWKEKKKKKKPATETEPVPVEIPTFRPIFGAPLAEAVKRTALYDGIQLPAIFRECVDYIENYGMKCEGIYRVSGMKSKVDELKAAYDREECPCLEEYDPHTVASLLKQYLRELPENLLGRDMAQRFEDACGRQVEAEKVTEFQRLLAEVPAESRLVLSWLVTHMDHVIVREADTKMNIQNISIVLNPTIQIGNRVLYMFFTHVKELFGDVVLKQVVRPLRWSNMATMPALPETAESIKEEIRRQEFLLNCLHRDLQAGVKDLSKEERLWEVQRILTALKRKLREAKRQECESKIAQEIASLSKEDVSKEEMTENEEEVINLLLAQENEILTEQEELISLEQVLRRQIATEKEEIERLRGEIADIQSRQQGRSETEEYSSDSESESEDEEELQMILEDLQKQNEELENKNTHLNQAIHEEQEAILELRVQLRLLQSHKQLQELTVQPPAEQAPPTQPSPEPRSEEQTKRSVTAAAASADTAAATATASVAANGKAAKDPSKPSPNKDKRDTNM; translated from the exons ATGACCGAGTGCTTCCTGCCCCCCAGCAGCAGCCCCGCAGAGCAGCGCAGGGCTGAGCACCCAGGGGGAGTGGCCCGCACCCCCAGCTCTGAGGAGATCAGTCCCACCAAGTTCCCCGGCTTGTACCGCACCGGGGAGCCGTCACCGCCTCACGATGGCCATCATCACGAGCCCCCTGATGCCTACGTGTCAGACGACGACAAAGAGCACggcaagaagaagaacaagttcaagaagaaggagaaaagga CGGAGGGCTACGCGGCCTTCCAGGAGGACAGTTCAGCCGACGAAGCAGAGAGCCCGTCCAAGATGAAGCGCTCCAAAGGAATCCACGTGTTCAAGAAGCCCAGCTTCtccaagaagaaagagaaggactTCAAAGTCAAGGAGAAGGGCCCTAAGGAGGAGAAGGCAAAGGATAAGAAATCCAAGGACCTGACGGCTGCAGACGTGGTCAAACagtggaaggagaagaagaagaagaagaaaccggCAACAGAAACGGAGCCCGTCCCAGTGGAGATCCCCACCTTCAGGCCAATCTTTGGAGCCCCTTTGGCTGAAGCAGTCAAGAGGACAGCTCTGTATGATGGTATCCAACTGCCAGCCATCTTCAGAGAATGTGTGGACTACATTGAAAATTATGGCATGAAGTGTGAAGGCATCTACCGGGTCTCAG GTATGAAGTCAAAGGTGGACGAGTTGAAAGCAGCGTACGATCGCGAAGAGTGCCCCTGCCTGGAGGAGTACGACCCCCACACGGTTGCCAGCCTCCTGAAGCAGTACCTCCGAGAGCTGCCGGAGAACCTGCTCGGCCGGGATATGGCCCAGCGCTTCGAGGACGCCTGCGGTCGGCAGGTGGAGGCCGAGAAGGTGACGGAGTTCCAGCGGCTGCTGGCCGAGGTGCCCGCAGAGAGTCGACTTGTTCTCTCCTGGCTCGTCACCCACATGGACCACGTCATCGTCAGGGAGGCGGACACCAAGATGAATATTCAGAACATCTCCATCGTCCTCAACCCGACAATACAG ATCGGGAACCGGGTACTCTACATGTTCTTCACACACGTGAAGGAGCTGTTTGGAGACGTGGTCCTGAAGCAGGTGGTGCGGCCGCTCCGCTGGTCCAACATGGCAACGATGCCAGCACTGCCCGAGACGGCCGAGAGCATCAAAGAGGAGATCAGACGACAG gagtTCCTATTGAACTGCCTGCACAGAGACCTGCAGGCCGGGGTGAAGGACTTATCCAAAGAGGAGCGACTGTGGGAGGTTCAGAGAATCCTGACGGCTCTGAAACGCAAACTGAGGGAGGCCAAACGTCAA GAGTGTGAAAGTAAGATAGCCCAGGAGATAGCGAGCCTCTCAAAGGAAGATGTTTCAAAGGAGGAAATGACAGAGAACGAAGAGGAAGTCATCAACCTCCTCCTAGCACAG GAAAACGAAATCCTAAcggagcaggaggagctgatCTCTCTTGAGCAGGTGCTCCGTAGACAGATTGCCACTGAGAAGGAAGAAATCGAGAGACTGCGAGGAGAGATAGCGGACATTCAGAG TCGGCAGCAGGGTCGCAGCGAGACGGAGGAATACTCTTCAGACAGCGAAAGTGAGagtgaagatgaggaggagctgcagatgATCCTGGAAGACCTGCAGAAGCAAAACGAGGAGCTGGAG aacaaaaacaccCACCTGAACCAGGCCATCCACGAGGAGCAGGAAGCTATCTTGGAGCTCCGCGTCCAGCTTCGCCTCCTGCAGAGccacaaacagctgcaggagCTCACCGTCCAGCCACCGGCCGAGCAGGCCCCGCCCACACAGCCAAGCCCAGAGCCCCGCAGCGAGGAGCAAACAAAACGCTCCGTCACCGCCGCAGCTGCAAGTGCAGACACTGCAGCTGCTACTGCCACTGCCTCTGTCGCTGCCAATGGAAAGGCAGCGAAGGATCCTTCAAAGCCCTCCCCGAACAAAGACAAGAGAGACACCAACATGTGA
- the rab31 gene encoding ras-related protein Rab-31 translates to MAIRELKVCLLGDTGVGKSSIVCRFVQDHFDHNISPTIGASFLTKTVPCGHELHKFLIWDTAGQERFHSLAPMYYRGSAAAVIVYDITKLDSFQTLKKWVKELKEHGPEDIVVAIAGNKNDLGDIREVPMKEAKEFAESIAAIFIETSARNAVNVEELFQKISKQIPPLENAEVESNESFKITRQPAPSSRRCC, encoded by the exons ATGGCCATACGGGAGCTTAAAGTTTGTCTTTTAGGG gaCACTGGAGTTGGGAAATCTAGCATTGTTTGCCGATTCGTCCAGGATCATTTTGACCACAACATAAGTCCAACAATAGG AGCATCATTCCTCACTAAAACAGTGCCATGTGGACATGAACTACACAAATTTCTGATCTGGGATACAGCCGGACAGGAAAGG tttcactcTTTAGCTCCTATGTACTACAGAGGATCGGCAGCTGCTGTCATAGTCTATGACATTACAAAACTG GACTCTTTCCAGACACTGAAGAAGTGGGTGAAGGAGCTGAAGGAGCACGGCCCAGAGGACATCGTTGTAGCCATAGCAGGGAACAAGAATGATTTAGGAGACATCAG gGAAGTTCCAATGAAGGAAGCAAAAGAATTTGCTGAATCAATTGCAGCTATTTTCATTGAGACTAGTGCCAGAAATGCTGTCAACGTAGAGGAGCTCTTTCAGAAAATCA GTAAACAGATCCCCCCCCTGGAAAACGCTGAGGTGGAAAGCAACGAGTCCTTCAAAATCACCCGGCAGCCCGCTCCGTCCAGCAGGAGATGCTGCTAG